A region from the Malus domestica chromosome 07, GDT2T_hap1 genome encodes:
- the LOC103440060 gene encoding ankyrin repeat-containing protein BDA1 — protein sequence MDSRLSEASKTGDIQLLHQSMAENPLLLHNLALTSIENPLHVASLAGHVEFVQEIVKLRPAFVHEMNHDGFSPMHIAAANGYLEVVRELLRVDPRLCRMKGRDQWTPLHYAAARGRGDVVGEMVLACPESLEDVTLHEETSLHLAVNNCQFEAVKILVELVMELRKDNVLNMKDKYGNSVLHVATWKKQHQVVEWIVGNRTTPSALEVNIVNQSGLTPLDLLLIFTSEAGDREIEEILRGAGASRAKDIHHTPSNCPMETNTLQLQQPNDPTEYFKFKKGRKSDEDPSPVLLVVAVLVATTTFQAGLSPPNGGLHYTTGSNKNGTGCGSNGLVVLYMFFNTIGFSVSLIMIDFLTRNFPLLFKLRFCMVMMYGTYTVAVISTAPKSMLLCITSSTPLFVVILQLCCCINLKVPWQNLIGSLAPLRS from the exons ATGGATTCGAGGCTGTCTGAGGCTTCTAAAACAGGAGACATCCAGCTCTTGCACCAGTCGATGGCAGAGAATCCACTTCTGCTCCATAACCTTGCCCTAACTTCCATCGAGAACCCGCTACATGTCGCTTCGCTTGCCGGACATGTCGAATTTGTTCAGGAGATCGTGAAGTTGAGACCAGCATTTGTGCATGAAATGAACCACGATGGGTTCAGCCCCATGCACATCGCGGCAGCCAACGGGTATTTGGAGGTTGTAAGGGAGCTGCTGAGAGTTGACCCGAGACTCTGCCGGATGAAAGGAAGAGACCAATGGACTCCTCTTCATTATGCTGCTGCTAGAGGGAGGGGTGATGTCGTCGGAGAGATGGTTTTGGCTTGCCCGGAAAGTCTCGAAGACGTGACTCTGCATGAGGAGACTTCGTTGCACCTTGCTGTTAATAACTGCCAGTTTGAAGCAGTTAAAATTTTGGTTGAGTTGGTCATGGAACTGAGGAAGGACAACGTTTTGAATATGAAGGACAAATATGGCAATTCAGTTCTTCACGTAGCAACCTGGAAGAAACAACACCAG GTGGTGGAATGGATAGTTGGCAATAGAACAACTCCAAGTGCATTGGAAGTAAACATTGTAAACCAGAGTGGTCTAACACCTCTTGATCTGCTACTAATCTTCACGAGTGAAGCTGGCGATAGGGAAATTGAAGAGATCCTTCGTGGTGCCGGAGCTTCGAGAGCAAAAGACATACACCATACTCCCTCTAATTGTCCCATGGAAACAAATACCCTTCAGCTGCAGCAGCCAAACGACCCGACGGAATACTTCAAGTTCAAAAAGGGGAGAAAATCTGACGAAGATCCAAGCCCGGTGCTGCTAGTTGTCGCTGTACTAGTGGCCACCACCACCTTTCAAGCCGGACTCAGCCCTCCGAACGGCGGTTTGCACTACACCACTGGATCAAACAAGAATGGGACTGGCTGTGGGAGCAATGGTTTAGTAGTTCTCTATATGTTTTTCAACACGATTGGATTTTCGGTTTCGCTTATCATGATCGACTTCCTCACGCGCAACTTCCCTCTGCTGTTTAAGCTTCGATTTTGTATGGTGATGATGTACGGCACGTACACCGTTGCAGTTATCAGCACTGCACCGAAAAGCATGCTGCTCTGCATCACTTCGTCAACTCCATTATTTGTAGTGATTTTACAGTTGTGCTGTTGTATTAATTTGAAGGTGCCTTGGCAAAACCTAATAGGCTCTTTGGCTCCCTTACGCAGTTAG
- the LOC103420760 gene encoding ATP-dependent DNA helicase SRS2-like protein At4g25120 has product MSKENVQAYGGGLTVEQRNRISRNFRAAKALIDRKRPRNDAVSPDHHLPHTKICGGNGIQTPAQLNRVQRTPLAELPMNTPPPISASRYNLARGEYGSSSCSGSLSISRIESSVSKSDSFITPIRQPHFPTSFSSFSAPGIIGDDDFDESILQEIDALIEQKPSVDIQRDDIGSCGSDVSAASAPPLSSENQRDSVNHGLPNMPDEYSKYLLSLNERQREAACSDISVPLMIVAGPGSGKTSTMVGRVLMMLNEGISASNILAMTFTTAAASEMRDRIGSVTGKATAKLLTISTFHSFSLQLCRSHAEKLERTPEFLIYGHGQQRRAIIEAVRLSEDEKSKTNLNVAIDGEESNGVTSPHHFKDASKKWLKFVTQAKASGKTPAECRRMDDVTGGEILRNYNDILKSCNALDYHDLISCSVKLLSDFPEVLKECQESWKAIVIDEFQDTSAMQYSLLQILASHNHITIVGDDDQSIFSFNGADISGFDSFRKDFSNYKEIRLNKNYRSTRYIVEAASSVIKNNKKRCQPKNVETDNSSGSKVIIKESHNEDAQCAFVVDKILETASKRSEAGCSYGNIAILYRRQVSGKVFQTALRERKIPFNVHGVAVYRKKVVRAIVAMIKTTLPGCDDGSYRQVFKALLPFEKEEKKKVIDYIDKISTHRKCSFISAACDIFSAKISGTLKRTQLTQGRKVLLTLEMISKLVLREQSISAVVTSVANMVPQKYLLEQRAVVDVDGGKLLNEDSDVRSVLQYLLDDVSDFLSTHFVAGEGEREVIAEEKGCVNLLKAFIDYISERENENFRSRRHDNQSSVTLTTIHQSKGLEWDIVFIIKVNESEIPLLHEFNGVAKENGTSIEEERRLLYVAMTRARKKLFILYVTMDSSWQMLQPSRFLKEIPNHLREVQADVSTVGLQSKHHDTSKETIPSTDDPKPNLLPSGVVMVQNDLHHSKFDDASAELMEFGEENHGNGFLKRFGVEERSIISHLFNDWAKKQAFQDPKRLLDKVGFVIDERIRAKNYKHKDGLRSLKSCLKDEDAFHYAQYVLRWQKIPADQRAHLMREKQEHFQKLRIENSMGSSEPTPKQISYLQSLGCTVAPTSRLHASRLIEQYKSL; this is encoded by the exons ATGTCCAAGGAAAACGTTCAGGCGTACGGTGGAGGGCTCACGGTGGAACAAAGAAACCGCATCTCTCGGAATTTCAGAGCCGCCAAGGCCCTCATTGATCGCAAACGCCCCCGCAACGACGCCGTTTCACCTGATCATCACCTCCCTCATACCAA AATTTGTGGCGGAAATGGAATCCAAACACCAGCTCAGCTCAATAGAGTTCAAAGAACTCCTCTTGCCGAGCTACCGATGAACACACCGCCTCCGATTTCCGCAAGCCGGTACAATTTAGCGCGTGGTGAATATGGCAGTTCTTCGTGTTCCGGGAGCTTAAGCATTAGCCGGATTGAATCAAGCGTGTCAAAATCGGATTCTTTCATAACTCCAATCAGACAACCGCATTTTCCGACTTCATTCAGTTCTTTCTCTGCGCCTGGAATTATCGGCGATGATGATTTCGATGAGAGTATTTTGCAGGAAATTGACGCTTTAATCGAGCAGAAACCGAGTGTGGACATTCAGCGTGATGATATTGGGAGTTGTGGTAGTGATGTTAGTGCCGCATCAGCGCCGCCTTTGAGTAGTGAAAACCAAAGAGATTCTGTTAACCATGGATTGCCTAACATGCCGGATGAGTATTCGAAGTATTTGCTTTCTCTCAACGAAAGGCAGCGGGAGGCAGCTTGCAGCGATATTTCAGTACCTTTGATGATTGTTGCCGGCCCTGGAAGTGGAAAGACTTCAACGATGGTTGGGCGCGTTCTAATGATGCTCAATGAG GGCATTAGTGCGTCGAACATTCTAGCAATGACTTTCACTACAGCCGCAGCTTCCGAGATGAGAGATCGAATTGGATCCGTGACTGGGAAAGCAACGGCAAAACTACTAACAATCAgtacatttcattcattttcatTGCAACTTTGCCGATCACATGCTGAGAA ACTCGAGCGTACACCAGAATTTTTGATATATGGACATGGGCAACAGAGAAGAGCAATCATTGAAGCTGTGCGGTTATCAGAAGATGAAAAGAGTAAAACGAATCTTAATGTTGCCATAGATGGGGAAGAGTCTAACGGCGTAACATCTCCACATCATTTTAAGGATGCATCAAAGAAATGGCTGAAGTTTGTGACACAG GCAAAAGCTTCCGGAAAGACTCCCGCTGAATGCCGAAGAATGGATGATGTGACAGGA GGTGAAATTCTCAGGAATTACAATGATATCTTGAAATCATGCAACGCTTTGGACTACCACGACTTAATTAGCTGCTCCGTGAAGCTGCTAAGTGATTTTCCTGAAG TGTTGAAGGAGTGCCAGGAGTCATGGAAAGCTATTGTAATAGACGAGTTTCAAGACACAAGTGCTATGCAATATAGTCTTTTGCAGATTCTTGCCTCTCATAACCACATAACCATTGTTGGTGATGATGATCAG TCCATTTTCAGTTTCAATGGGGCGGACATTTCTGGATTTGATTCTTTTCGTAAAGATTTTTCAAATTACAAAGAG ATTAGGCTTAATAAAAACTATCGGTCCACACGCTATATTGTGGAAGCTGCATCTTCtgttataaaaaacaataagaagCGATGCCAACCAAAGAATGTTGAGACCGACAATTCTTCTGGGTCTAAG GTAATTATCAAGGAAAGTCACAATGAGGATGCACAATGCGCCTTTGTTGTCGACAAGATCCTGGAGACTGCATCTAAACGGTCAGAAGCTGGGTGCTCCTATGGAAATATAGCAATCCTTTACCGGAGGCAG GTATCAGGAAAAGTCTTCCAGACAGCCTTGCGTGAAAGGAAAATACCATTTAATGTTCATGGAGTGGCAGTTTATAGGAAGAAG GTAGTTAGAGCCATTGTTGCTATGATTAAAACGACTTTGCCTGGTTGTGATGATGGATCATATAGGCAAGTCTTCAAGGCTCTACTTCCTTTTGAGAAGGAGGAAAAGAAGAAG gtGATCGATTATATTGACAAAATTTCAACTCACAGAAAATGCAGCTTCATATCAGCTGCTTGTGACATCTTTAGTGCAAAAATTTCTGGTACCTTGAAgag GACTCAGCTTACCCAAGGACGCAAGGTGCTGTTAACACTAGAGATGATTTCAAAACTTGTTCTCAGG GAACAATCGATTTCAGCTGTTGTAACCTCAGTTGCGAATATGGTACCACAG AAGTACCTTCTTGAGCAACGTGCAGTCGTTGATGTAGATGGAGGAAAACTGTTGAATGAAGACAGTGACGTGAGATCT GTTCTTCAGTACCTACTAGACGACGTATCTGATTTCTTATCAACTCATTTTGTTGCgggagaaggggagagagaagTCATAGCAGAAGAAAAAGGTTGCGTTAATTTACTCAAAGCTTTCATCGACTACATATCTGAGCGGGAGAATGAAAATTTTCGCTCCCGAAGACATGACAACCAAAGTTCTGTCACTTTGACTACTATTCATCAG TCAAAGGGTTTAGAGTGGGatatagttttcataattaaG GTAAATGAATCTGAGATCCCGTTGTTGCATGAATTCAATGGCGTTGCAAAAGAAAATGGGACCTCCATTGAG GAGGAAAGACGCCTATTATATGTTGCAATGACTCGTGCTCGAAAAAAGCTTTTCATTCTTTACGTTACGATGGATTCCAGTTGGCAG ATGCTTCAACCTTCACGATTTCTCAAAGAAATTCCAAATCATCTACGAGAAGTCCAG gctGACGTAAGTACAGTAGGCTTACAATCAAAGCATCATGACACTTCAAAAGAAACTATTCCGTCGACAGatgatcccaaaccaaacctcCTACCTTCTGGAGTTGTTATGGTGCAAAATGATCTCCATCATAGTAAATTTGACGATGCTTCTGCAGAATTGATGGAATTTGGGGAGGAAAACCATGGAAATGGTTTCTTAAAGAG ATTTGGTGTGGAGGAGAGATCGATTATCTCGCACTTATTTAATGACTGGGCTAAGAAACAAGCATTTCAAGATCCTAAGAGATTACTTGACAAG GTCGGTTTTGTAATAGATGAACGCATACGAGCcaagaactacaagcacaag GACGGTTTGCGCTCACTCAAATCTTGCTTGAAAGATGAAGATGCATTTCATTATGCCCAATAT GTTTTGAGATGGCAGAAAATACCTGCAGATCAACGTGCTCATTTGATGAGGGAGAAACAG GAGCATTTCCAGAAGTTACGGATTGAGAACTCAATGGGTTCATCCGAACCAACACCGAAACAG ATTTCTTATCTGCAAAGTTTGGGCTGCACCGTGGCTCCTACATCGCGCCTCCATGCTTCTCGTTTGATCGAGCAGTACAAGTCATTGTGA
- the LOC114825902 gene encoding glutamate dehydrogenase 2-like: MNALAATSRNFKNAARILGLDAKIETSLLIPFREIKVECTIPKDDGSLVSYVGFRVQHDNARGPMKGGIRYHPEVDPDEVNALAQLMTWKTAVVDIPYGGAKGGIGCTPRDLSLSELERLTRVFAQKIHDLIGTHTDVPAPDMGTNAQTMAWMLDEYSKFHGHSPAVVTGKPIDLGGSLGREAATGRGVVFATEALLAEYGKSCKGLTFVIQGFGNVGSWAARLIRERGGKVIAVSDITGAVKNPNGLDIDELIKHKESTGSLLNFNGADNMDPNEVLIHECDVLIPSALGGVLNRENASSVRAKFIVEAANHPTDPEADEILSKKGVIILPDIYANAGGVTVSYFEWVQNIQGFMWDEEKVNNELQRYMTQAFHNIKNMCKTYDCNLRMGAFTLGVNRVARATNLRGYEA, translated from the exons ATGAATGCCCTCGCTGCAACGAGCCGCAATTTTAAAAACGCTGCGCGTATTCTCGGACTCGATGCTAAGATTGAGACGAGTCTCTTGATCCCCTTCAGAGAGATCAAG GTGGAGTGCACGATTCCCAAGGACGATGGAAGCTTGGTGTCGTACGTTGGATTCAGAGTGCAGCATGATAATGCACGTGGACCAATGAAGGGAGGGATTAGATATCATCCTGAG GTTGATCCGGATGAAGTGAATGCCCTGGCTCAACTCATGACCTGGAAGACTGCTGTGGTCGACATTCCATATGGTGGAGCCAAGGGTGGAATAGGATGCACCCCCAGGGACTTGAGTTTAAGCGAGTTGGAGCGTCTGACTCGCGTCTTCGCTCAGAAAATCCATGATCTCATTGGAACTCATACTGATGTTCCCGCACCCGATATGGGCACCAATGCTCAGACCATGGCATGGATGTTGGATGAGTACTCCAAATTTCATGGTCACTCACCGGCTGTTGTCACTGGAAAGCCAATC GATCTTGGGGGATCACTAGGTAGGGAGGCTGCAACTGGACGCGGTGTCGTTTTTGCAACAGAAGCTTTACTTGCAGAATATGGGAAGTCATGCAAAGGCTTGACTTTTGTTATTCAG GGTTTCGGAAACGTGGGATCCTGGGCAGCAAGGCTTATACGCGAGAGAGGCGGTAAGGTCATTGCTGTGAGTGACATTACTGGTGCAGTTAAGAACCCGAATGGACTCGATATTGATGAGTTGATTAAGCACAAGGAAAGCACTGGGAGTTTGTTAAATTTCAACGGCGCAGATAACATGGACCCTAATGAGGTACTGATACACGAATGCGATGTTCTCATCCCTTCTGCTTTAGGTGGAGTTCTGAACAG GGAAAATGCTTCATCCGTGAGGGCGAAATTCATCGTCGAGGCAGCAAATCATCCTACCGATCCAGAAGCTGATGAG ATATTATCCAAGAAAGGAGTCATAATACTCCCAGACATATATGCAAACGCTGGTGGGGTGACTGTTAGCTACTTTGAGTGGGTTCAG AACATTCAAGGGTTTATGTGGGATGAAGAGAAGGTGAATAACGAGCTTCAAAGGTACATGACTCAGGCGTTTCATAACATCAAGAACATGTGCAAGACCTATGATTGTAATCTCAGAATGGGTGCCTTCACATTGGGTGTAAACCGGGTTGCACGCGCCACCAACTTACGGGGTTATGAAGCATAA
- the LOC103406723 gene encoding uncharacterized protein, translating into MEALIASYGDSSSGSDSESPAPPPPPPRELNNPQEPTPALPAPPLSLLDSPNSFGFLDFSASAQLSRVRNFPHVEGNYAVHVYIPVYIPSASRKEMALFLNKLASLVPGFHAVDVDVPLDILRKDEHKLEQVALSREFHISLGRTVPIRVHQIDSLVTMLRQKLQIQRRYWIDFSKWEVFVNDDQTRTFVSIEVIAAGLAEITKQIQAVNEVYKLHNLPEFYKDPRPHISVAWALGDISNSLKKVVEEERRRSTIGGSLQKCIFTSKFNGIECRIGNKTHKICKFSEQ; encoded by the exons ATGGAGGCCCTGATTGCCTCGTACGGAGACTCGTCGTCGGGCTCAGACTCCGAGTCGCCGGctccacctccaccaccacctcGGGAGCTCAACAACCCTCAAGAACCGACCCCTGCGCTGCCTGCACCTCCTCTGTCACTTCTCGACAGCCCCAATTCCTTCG GATTTCTGGACTTCTCGGCAAGCGCCCAGCTGAGCAGAGTTAGGAACTTTCCTCACGTCGAAGGGAACTACGCAGTACATGTATACATCCCAG TTTATATACCATCAGCATCAAGGAAAGAGATGGCCTTGTTTTTGAACAAGCTAGCTTCTCTGGTGCCTGGTTTCCATGCCGTTGACGTCGACGTCCCGCTTGACATTCTGCGTAAGGACGAGCATAAGCTTGAACAAGTTGCTTTAAGCAGAGAGTTCCATATAAGTCTCGGACGAACTGTTCCGATTCGGGTGCACCAGATTGATTCCTTGGTGACAATGCTGCGGCAGAAGCTTCAGATTCAGAGGCG GTATTGGATTGATTTTAGCAAGTGGGAGGTTTTTGTTAACGATGATCAGACCCGGACCTTTGTGTCGATCGAAGTCATTGCTGCTGGGTTAGCTGAG ATAACAAAGCAGATTCAAGCTGTGAATGAGGTGTATAAGCTTCACAATCTTCCTGAATTTTACAAG GATCCGCGCCCTCACATCTCGGTAGCTTGGGCATTGGGTGACATCAGCAATTCCCTGAAGAAAGTGGTTGAAGAAGAAAGACGAAGATCTACCATCGGAGGATCGTTACAGAAATGTATTTTTACCAGTAAATTCAATGGTATCGAATGTAGGATTGGTaataaaacacacaaaataTGTAAATTTTCTGAACAATAA
- the LOC103439572 gene encoding mediator of RNA polymerase II transcription subunit 31 isoform X1, whose product MASGTESDDTADTPPPTSSIYKDPDDGRQRFLLELEFVQCLANPTYIHYLAQNRYFEDEAFIGYLKYLQYWQRPEYTRFIMYPHCLFFLEQLQNANFRAAMAHPGNKELAHRQQFYFWKNYRNNRLKHILPRPLPEPVPALPPPAPPQQVVPPVPPVPATTVSVTATAPAPSPMQYSMPPGSAPKVEPRNTGVDRRKRKKMAKN is encoded by the exons ATGGCGTCCGGCACAGAGAGCGATGACACAGCCGATACTCCACCGCC GACAAGCAGTATTTACAAGGACCCAGATGACGGGCGGCAGCGATTCTTGCTCGAATTGGAGTTCGTCCAGTGCCTCGCAAACCCCACTTACATTCACT ATTTGGCTCAGAATCGTTACTTTGAGGATGAGGCTTTCATTGGGTACTTGAAGTATCTTCAGTATTGGCAGCGTCCCGAGTATACGAGATTTATAAT GTATCCTCATTGCCTGTTTTTTCTTGAGCAACTTCAAAATGCGAACTTTCGGGCTGCAATGGCACATCCCGGAAACAAG GAATTAGCACATAGGCAGCAATTCTATTTCTGGAAGAACTATAGGAACAACCGTCTGAAACATATTTTGCCGAGACCCCTTCCTGAACCTGTTCCCGCACTTCCTCCACCTGCTCCACCTCAGCAAGTTGTGCCTCCCGTTCCACCCGTTCCAGCTACAACTGTTTCTGTTACAGCTACTGCCCCAGCCCCTTCTCCTATGCAGTATTCGATGCCCCCCGGGTCTGCTCCAAAAGTTGAACCGAGGAATACTGGGGTTGATCGAAGAAAGAGGAA GAAAATGGCCAAGAACTGA
- the LOC103439572 gene encoding mediator of RNA polymerase II transcription subunit 31 isoform X2: MASGTESDDTADTPPPTSSIYKDPDDGRQRFLLELEFVQCLANPTYIHYLAQNRYFEDEAFIGYLKYLQYWQRPEYTRFIMYPHCLFFLEQLQNANFRAAMAHPGNKELAHRQQFYFWKNYRNNRLKHILPRPLPEPVPALPPPAPPQQVVPPVPPVPATTVSVTATAPAPSPMQYSMPPGSAPKVEPRNTGVDRRKRKKDG, translated from the exons ATGGCGTCCGGCACAGAGAGCGATGACACAGCCGATACTCCACCGCC GACAAGCAGTATTTACAAGGACCCAGATGACGGGCGGCAGCGATTCTTGCTCGAATTGGAGTTCGTCCAGTGCCTCGCAAACCCCACTTACATTCACT ATTTGGCTCAGAATCGTTACTTTGAGGATGAGGCTTTCATTGGGTACTTGAAGTATCTTCAGTATTGGCAGCGTCCCGAGTATACGAGATTTATAAT GTATCCTCATTGCCTGTTTTTTCTTGAGCAACTTCAAAATGCGAACTTTCGGGCTGCAATGGCACATCCCGGAAACAAG GAATTAGCACATAGGCAGCAATTCTATTTCTGGAAGAACTATAGGAACAACCGTCTGAAACATATTTTGCCGAGACCCCTTCCTGAACCTGTTCCCGCACTTCCTCCACCTGCTCCACCTCAGCAAGTTGTGCCTCCCGTTCCACCCGTTCCAGCTACAACTGTTTCTGTTACAGCTACTGCCCCAGCCCCTTCTCCTATGCAGTATTCGATGCCCCCCGGGTCTGCTCCAAAAGTTGAACCGAGGAATACTGGGGTTGATCGAAGAAAGAGGAA GAAAGACGGTTAA
- the LOC103420757 gene encoding uncharacterized protein: MSSSLPKPPSSSPPSPPPLDSSDAERRLREAEDRLRDAIEELQRRQRSAAATGSQHHPPCDHAADESCVAHAIGNLCQSFLLSYGVRVGIGILLRAFKLARRQSYSSLLDLKQLVSEKDLIVREEACRIGLFFGGFSGSYHALRCLLRKLRKKETPMNAILAGSVAGLSILALNDSNRRRTLSLYLLARLGQCAYNSAKSKNKFHFWGSHWKHGDSLLFSLACAQVMYAFVMRPESLPKSYQEFIQKTGPVSQPVYKAVRDCCRGHPVDIASLSDYLFERTKSNSIRLEEYPSIFPCSVIHPDTNSCLAHNARATSATFRKTFPLYFSLTFVPFVVLRLQKFMEAPSRTFLIALKDAVRSTSFLSAFVGIFQGVICLHRKVASKDHKLVYWFAGAISALSVLLEKKPRRGELALYVLPRAGDSLWYILVNRHLLPDIKNAEVFLFSLCMGGIMYYLEHEPDTMAPLLRGLIRRFLASRISNPVSSSSRNPSYTYLQNLEAMKKPKPLESRGAESPSEKYNLESIPGL, translated from the exons ATGTCGTCCTCTCTCCCCAAACCCCCTTCTTCCTCTCCCCCCTCTCCGCCTCCCCTAGACAGCTCCGATGCCGAGCGACGCCTCCGCGAGGCCGAGGACCGCCTCCGCGATGCCATCGAGGAGCTCCAGCGCCGCCAGCGCTCCGCCGCCGCCACTGGATCTCAGCACCACCCGCCTTGCGACCACGCCGCCGACGAGTCCTGCGTCGCCCACGCCATTGGTAATCTCTGCCAGAGCTTTCTCTTGTCGTATGGCGTTCGAGTCGGAATTGGCATCCTTCTTCGCGCTTTTAAGCTCGCGCGCCGGCAGTCCTACTCTTCTCTCCTCGATCTTAAG CAACTTGTCTCGGAAAAAGATCTCATTGTAAGAGAAGAAGCGTGCCGGATCGGTTTATTTTTTGGTGGCTTTAGTGGTTCATATCATGCTCTTAGATGTTTGTTGAGAAAATTGAGAAAGAAAGAGACACCAATGAATGC AATTTTAGCAGGTTCAGTTGCTGGTTTGTCTATTTTAGCATTGAATGACTCAAACCGAAGGCGCACACTTTCTCTGTACTTACTGGCCAGGCTAGGCCAG TGTGCTTATAATTCTGCGAAGTCTAAGAATAAGTTTCACTTTTGGGGAAGCCATTGGAAGCATGGCGATTCATTACTTTTCTCTCTTGCATGTGCGCAG GTTATGTATGCCTTTGTAATGCGGCCTGAGAGCTTGCCAAAGTCTTATCAAGAATTTATTCAGAAGACGGGGCCAGTTTCCCAACCTGTATACAAGGCTGTAAGGGATTGCTGTAGAGGCCACCCTGTGGATATTGCCTCTCTATCTGATTATTTGTTTGAGAGAACAAAATCCAACTCTATACGGTTGGAAGAGTATCCATCCATATTTCCTTGTTCGGTTATTCATCCAGACACGAATTCTTGTTTAGCTCATAATGCACGGGCAACATCAGCTACATTTAGGAAAACATTTCCGCTTTACTTTTCTTTGACGTTTGTACCATTTGTTGTTCTCCGCCTACAGAAG tTCATGGAGGCCCCTTCTCGCACATTTTTAATTGCTCTTAAAGATGCTGTTCGCTCAACATCATTTTTGTCCGCATTTGTTGGAATCTTTCAG GGTGTCATATGTTTACATAGAAAAGTTGCTTCAAAAGACCACAAGCTTGTATATTGGTTTGCAGGTGCAATATCTGCTCTTTCAGTTTTACTGGAGAAAAAGCCTAGACGTGGTGAACTGGCTCTTTATGTTCTTCCACGAGCTGGAGATTCTTTGTGGTATATCTTAGTAAACCGCCACCTTCTTCCAGATATTAAGAACGCAGAG GTGTTCTTGTTCAGTTTGTGCATGGGAGGAATCATGTACTACTTGGAACATGAGCCAGACACAATGGCTCCACTCCTCAGGGGTCTGATCCGTCGGTTCCTTGCTAGCAGAATAAGCAACCCTGTGTCCTCGTCTAGTAGGAATCCTTCCTACACATACTTGCAAAATCTTGAAGCCATGAAGAAACCGAAGCCCTTGGAGAGTCGTGGTGCTGAATCACCTTCCGAAAAGTATAATCTCGAATCAATACCAGGGCTCTGA